The genomic segment TCAGACCGAATTGGCATTCTCCACATGAAGCTTCAACGATGGTTGGATTGTTAAATTTCTTTTTGCTTTGCGCTTGTACTGCAATTCCAATAAAAAGGAATGTTGCTAATAATATATTTTTCATAGTTAAGAATTTACAGTTATTAATTTTGCCGTTTCTTTGGCGCGCTCTGTTACTTCTTTAATTGGCGTTGAAAGTGTATCGTGACTTAAAACAACTCCCATTCTTCGGTAAGGTCTGGAAGTTGGTTTTCCGAAAATTCTGAAATCAGTTTTTGGTAAAGCAGCTACTTTTTCAATTCCGGTAAAAGTTGGATTTGTAGAATCTTCTGATGCTAAAATTACGGCACTTGCCCCAGCTTTTTCTAAAGTGATTTCGAAAATTGGAAGACTTAAAATGGCTCTTAAATGCAATTCAAATTCGTTGAAATTTTGTGTTCCGGCCAAAGTTACCATTCCGGTATCATGCGGACGCGGAGAAAGTTCAGAGAAATAAACGCCTTCTTTAGTCAGGAAAAATTCAACACCAAAAAGTCCCGCGCCTCCAAGAGCTTCTGTAATTTTTTCGGCCATATCTTGAGCTTCGTATAAGTCTTTTTCAGAAACTAAAGCCGGCTGCCAGCTTTCCTGATAATCGCCACGTTCTTGTCTGTGTCCAATTGGAGCGCAAAACAAAGTTGGATTATTATTTTGAGTAATCGTCAAAAGTGTAATTTCAGAATGAAAATCTACAAAGGCTTCTACAATTACTTCGATTACATCACCACGCGAACCTGCAACGCCATATTGCCATGCTTTTTCTATATCACTTTCTGTTTTGATTGTTGATTGTCCTTTTCCTGATGAAGACATCAAAGGTTTTACAACGCATGGAATTCCAACTTCCTGAACGGCTTTTTGAAGTTCTTCGGCTGAGGTTGCGTATTGATATTTTGCCGTTTTTAAACCTAATTCTTTCGAAGCTAAATCACGGATTGCTTTACGATTCATGGTAAAGTTTGCCGCTTTCGCTGAAGGAACAACGGTGATTCCTTGTTTTTCGTAATCGTAAAAACGTTCGGTGCGAATGGCTTCTATTTCGGGAACGATAAAGTCAGGTTTATGTTTGGCTACGATTCGGTCAAGCGCTTCGCCGTCGAGCATATTAATGACTTCAAAACCGTGTGCGACTTGCATAGCTGGTGCATTTTCGTAACTGTCAACTGCAATTATGGTTTGTCCGATTCGTTGTGCGGCAATGACAAATTCTTTGCCTAATTCGCCTGAACCTAGGAGTAGTATTTTCATTTTGTTTGATTTAAAGTTTGGGTGTTTTGACTCACTTTTACAATTATTAAACTGCTTATGAAAGTTAGAATCATTAATACGAATGACAGAAATAAAATCATTAGTATTGAAAACAAAACTACATATGGAATTTGTGATTTTAATACAACAGATAGTCCATTAATAAATAATCCAATTATGTAAATTGTAAAAAGTGATAGTATGAATTTAGAACTTACTCCAAAAGAAAATTGAGAGCAAGCTTGAAAATAAGTTATTTGATTTAATGAATAGCTTAATTTTTTAGAGGTATTCCAAAAGAGGAAAACAATAAAAAATGGAAAAATGATTCCCCAAAATATTGGATTCCAAAAAAAGCCAAAATCACATATTTGTATACATAAGTCGATGAAAAGGCTTTTTGAAAAAATTAATAATGGAAAAAAAGCACACACAAAAAGTCCAGCAATGACTGCGTGTTTTTGTATGTTGCTTTTTGATTCCATTTAAAATTATTTTGAGAGTAAAGATAAATAAAATGAAATTTATTCTCACGCTGATTTTGGAGATTCGGCGGATTTTAGTTTGATTATTGTATTAATTAACCACACAGTTTGTCATTCCGAGGAACGAGGAATCTCCGCAAGTAGCTCGACAAAGATTGGCTTATTGGAACGGAGTTACTCGCGGAGATTCCTCGTTCCTCGGAATTGTAAAAGTCACTTATTTCGGTAACGGATTTATCATTTCGATTGGCTTTTTTCCATCAATTCCCTGATGTGGCCTTTCGTGATTATAGTAATATAAATATTGTAATAATTCTTCTTTTAGTTCTTCCAAAGAATCAAAATCAGTTTCTCTGAGCAGATCATCTTCAAGAGTTCGCCAGAAGCGTTCGACCTTCCCGTTTGTCTGTGGTCTATAAGGTTTTGTATGTCTGTGAACAATTCCCAATTCCATAAGCATTCTCTCAAAAGGATGGTTATATTTCTGCTGGCTGGTTTTGATTCCAAATTCAGGTCCATTGTCAGATAAAATCTCTTCAAATTTTATCTCATAATGATCGCTTAAGATGTTTAAGCATTTTAATGACGCAAACATAACCGTTAAACTAGTGATGTCTGGGATTAATTCTGCCCAGGCAATCCGGCTGTAGTCGTCAATTATACATACTAAGTACAATTTTCGATTTTCTCCTTTTATGATGCTTTTGCTTAAGTGATGACAATCAATATGACCAAGCTGTCCCATTCTTTCCTTGATTATTTTTTGATGATTCTTTTTAATCTTCGGAGTTAACCTGTTTATTTTATTACGCTTTAAAATATTATAAACTCCTGAATATGAAGGTGTGTTTTTTCCTAATTTTGGCTTTAAGATACTAACAATTTCATATTTGTTGTTTCCTTTTTCCCTTAATTCAATTACTTTTCGTTCTATAAATGGCAGAGGACGTCTTGTCTTGTATTTTGGACCACGCTTCTGAGGAAGCAGATCCAAAGACTTACCGCTCTGCTTATAACGGTTATAATACTTTAAGAAGCTTTTTCTGCAGGTGTCATTTGCCTTGTAAAAATCCATCGCCTTTTTATGCAACGGATGAGTCTTGTTTTTTACTTGCTCATATTCTTTTATTAAAAAACGATACTTCTCTAAATAGTTTCTCTCTAATGTTGAATCCTGACTGTTATTTCTCATCGCAACAAAATTTATTAAAGGTAAATTTTGTTACCGAAATATCTAACCTTTACAGGAATGACAAGATTGTGGGAGTATGAAATGAAATTGTAAACGTAAAAGTTCTTATAAAATCGTTTGCGTGAGGGATAGAAGTGGAAAGCCTACAGCCGTGAGTAACGAACAGGCGAGGACTTGTAGCGGATAGCCCGACCCGGAGGGACACGCCCAAAATAAAAAAGTTCACAAAGATTGGTTTAAAATCTTTGCGAACCTTGCGTATTCCTTTGCGCTCTTTGCGGTAAAAAAATGTTGCGGTTAAATAATATTAATGAAAATGATCTTCTTCAATCTCAAATTCAGCATCTTTTTCCCAGATTTCCATTTCACAGGGTTTACAGTTGAATTTTAATTTATATTCCAATTCTCCCTGTTTCAATACTAATGGTTCTTTTACCTTAACACCAACTATGTCTTTTTGATGTATTGGGCATTTTTTTAATTCGTATTTAATGCAATATTTAGTTGTCATTACACGAGATTTTCCTGGATCCCATTGTAATTCAAAAGCTTTTTCGATTTCGGTAACACCGTGACGTTCGTAGAATTTACGAGCTGTTTTGTTCGAAACGTTGTACATAAAATCCAGTTTCGTTTCTGGATACGGATGCGACGTTTTTACCAATTGATGTTCTTCACGAACGTAATTTGCCAAACGAATTTCTGATAATTGTTCGTAAACATTTCTTCGCATTTCGTTGATTTTTGAAATAGGAAGGAACCAGTTTTGAGAAAACATAATGTTGATTTCATCAGCTGTATAAGGCGTGAAACCTGTTTTTGCTAATTGCGTTTTAATGTTTTCTTCTATAGACTCGCCCGTTTTTGTTTGCTCTTTTGGATGTTCTAAGTTAACAGTACTTACATTTCCATCTTCATCGGTTGCGATTAATTGGAAACCAGTTTCCGTTTCAGTAAGCAATAAAGTGGTGCTTAATTTACGAACGGCACTATCTTCTCTTTCAACAATTTTGATGAAAGCAGCGTCGTTATTTCTATAAATGAAAGTTCCGTCTTTGATTTCTTTTAAAACGTTTGGATATACTTTTCCGTTTTCGGCTTTGTTTACGTAGATTCCGTCGGCTTCATTATTTTCGTTGATGAAACAAAGTCCGTCGCCGTTGTTTAATAATTCGCCGTTTTCGATTTCGTAAGCGTTTCCAACAGTTCGGATTAATTTTCCAATATATTGACCTTTTGATTTTGGGCTTTCCCAAGAACCAATAGAGCTGTGTCTTTCGTTTACGAAATAATCGGTGTAACCACGATTGAAAGTTCTGCTTAAAGTAGAATCAAAAGTATACGTACATTTTCCAGAAGAAGCTTTAGTGTATTTATCGCTTCCCTCTAAAAAGCTGTCTAATTTTTGACGTAAATAAGATACGTTATTTTTTACGTAAGCCACATCTTTTAAACGTCCTTCGATTTTAAAAGAAACAATTCCAGCTTCAATCAAATTCGGAATCTGATCTGAAACGTCTAAATCTTTAATCGAAAGTAAGTGACTGTTTCTGATTAAAGTTTCTCCGTTTCCGTCGATTAAGTTATAGGGTAAACGGCAGTTTTGTGCGCAAGAACCACGGTTCGCACTGCGTTCTCCGTTTGCCACACTCATATAACAGTTTCCGCTAAAAGAAACACATAATGCTCCAGTTACGAAAAACTCTAGCTCAACATCAGCGTGATCGTATATAGTTTTAATTTGATGCAGGTTTAATTCACGTGCTAAAACCACACGTTTGATACCAGCGTCTTTTAAGAATTTAATTTTGTCTGCATCACGATTATTAGCTTGTGTGCTGGCGTGAAGGACGATAGGAGGTAAGTCCATTTCCATAATCGCCATATCCTGAATAATTAGTGCATCTACACCAATATCATATAATTCCCAAATCATGGCGCGGCAAGTTTCTAATTCGTTATCATATAAAATAGTATTGATAACCACAAAAACCTGTGCGTTAAATAGGTGAGCGTATTTTACCAATTCAGCCACATCTTCGATTGAGTTGTTGGCATTTGAACGTGCGCCAAATTGCGGCGCACCAATATATACAGCATCGGCACCACTATTTATGGCTGCGATTCCTCCAATTAAATCTCTGGCAGGAGCTAATATTTCGATTTTCTTCTTCATTTCTAAAACTTTAGACTTTTGTGGTATTCCCGAAAAAAAGTGTGCAAAGGTCTAATAAATTATTCGAGTTTGCTAGTGATGAAGCGATTTTTTTGAATTTGTTAACTTAATATGGAATAATGATAAACGAGATTTTTAATCTAATGCAAAAGAATATCCTGCTGTAAATCCTCCAAAAGATTGCTGAGAAGTTAAGTTTCCATAAAAAGAAAATCCAATTTCTATATTATTTTTTGGGCCTACTGCAAGCCCAAAACCGATTGGAATATGTGCTACTACACCATTTTTTTTCTCATTAACATAGTTTGTATAGGTTTCAAAAGAGCCTATAGAAGCTCCAATACCTGTTTCTACAAAAGGAGCAACCCAAGGAATAGGAGCACAAAGACGAACTTTTGTTCCAAGAAAAAAAGCATTAGTTTCTACTTTGTAACCTTCTGGGTTTTTAATTTTATCTTCATCTGTTGAGGTAAAAATAGCTCCTGCGTATGGCCTTACGCTAAACCATTTCGTTATACCTACTACATATTCTCCTTGTGTATAAAAACCAAAGCCATCTATTACTTCTGGATTTTCTTCTTTATAATGTGATGTACTTGATCCAAAACCTATTGAAGCTTTGATAAATTTGCCCGTAGTTTGAGCTTTTGAATGAGATGAAAATAATACTGTAAAAACAATAGTAATAAAATAGCGTAGAGTTAAGGTCATAATTTTTGGTTTAGTTAAATGGTGCGGCGAATGTAAGATTTATTTTGAAACTTTATAATAAAAAAACCGCCCGATCCGAAGACCAAGACGGTTTTAAAAAAAGCATGAACCAATCGATTAGTTTGCTCTCATTTTAATTTGTGATAAAGTATTTTGAATACCATTTAGTTGTTTTGAAACAACGAAAACCTGACTGTGTTCAAGATGGTTTTCTTCGAGTGCCATTTTATATTTTTCAATTGCTGCCTCTTCACCTGTAATACAGGCATTGATAATGGCTTCAGTATCTCCTCCTGTGAAAGAAGATTTAATATCAATCCATGTTCTGTGTAGAGCTCCAAGCGGACCTCCGCCAGAAGTATCGGTTGATTTTCCGAGTTTATTGATTTCGTCCTGAAGTTCTACAATATACAAGGCTCTTTCGCGTGCATAGTCCAGAAAATCACTTTTCATCGCCAGATTGTCTACATGTTCGGCTGCATTGGTATATCCTAGTTTTCCATCTTCAAGAATTGAAATTAATCCTTCTAAAGTTTTAACCGTTTCTTGTGTGGTTTCATCTGTATGTATCATGACTTGATAGTTTTAAAATTAATACATTACAAAGTTGGCGATTTATAAAGTGTTATGTTTTACAGGATTGCAAATCTGATTTTATAATATTGTAGAATGGGAATTTTGAAACTTATGTTTTTTGTTCTCGCAGATTTAGGAGATCTAAGGGATTTTTTCTTTTGAAAATGAATTTTCTCGTTTTACGGTTTGCGTGAGGGATACGCCCAAAATAGCTTCATAAAAAAACAGCTTAAAGTATAAAAGTGATGAAACTTTTGAACCTTAAGCCGTTTTTAATAAAACTTAGAATATGTTTATGCAGTCAAAGCTTCTTTGATTCTGCGTAATGCTTCTTTTAAAATATCGTTGCTTGTTGCATAAGAGAAACGAATACAGTTTGGATTTCCGAAAGCGTCTCCGGTTACTGTTGCTACGTTTGCCTCAGCTAAGAGATACATAGAAACATCGTTTGCATCTTTAATTTCGTGCCCTTTTAAAGTTTTTCCGAAGAAAGAAGAAACGTCTGGGAATACATAGAATGCACCTTCTGGAACGTTGATTTTTACTCCCGGAATTTCTTTTAATAATCCAACCACTAAATCTCTACGACCGTGGAAAGCCTGAACCATTTCGTTTAATACTTTCGGATCTGCATCTACAGCTGTAATTGTAGCGCGTTGTGCTACAGAGTTTGCACCAGATGTTACTTGTCCCTGGATTTTTGTACACGCTTTTGCGATAAATTCAGGAGCTCCGATGTAACCAATTCTATATCCTGTCATGGCAAATGCTTTTGCAACTCCGTTTACAGTGATTGTTTTTTCTAACATTCCCGGAATTGAACCGATACTGCAGAAAGTTCCTGAGAAATTAATGTGCTCATAAATTTCATCAGCAACTACGTAAATATTTGGGTGTTTTTCTAAAACTTTTGCAAGCGCTGTTAATTCTTCTCTGCTGTAAACAGACCCAGATGGGTTACATGGAGAAGAAAACCACATCATTTTTGTTTTTGGCGTGATAGCAGCTTCTAATTGTTCTGGTGTAATTTTGAAATCTGTTTCTACAGAAGTTGGCACTTCAACCGGAACTCCGCCAGAAAGTTTTACGATTTCGAAATAAGAAACCCAGTATGGTGCCGGTAAAATAACTTCGTCACCGTCGTTTAACATTACTTGTGCAATGTTGTATAAAGATTGTTTTGCTCCTGTAGATACTACGATTTGAGATGGTTTGTACTCTAAATCATTGTCTCTTTTGAATTTTCTGCAGATAGCCTCTTTTAATTCTAAATAACCATCTACTGGAGAATACGTACTGTAATTTTCGTCGATTGCTTTCTTTGCAGCTTCTTTGATAAAGTCTGGTGTGTTGAAATCTGGTTCACCTAAACTTAAACTGATAATGTCTTTTCCTTGTGCTTTTAATTCTCTTGCCAAAGCGGCCATTGCTAATGTTTGCGAAGTTGCAAGGTTGTTGATTCTGTCCGAAAGAATATGATTCATTATAAAAATTTTGAATGTCCTTAATTTGCTGCGCCTATTAAG from the Flavobacterium sp. genome contains:
- a CDS encoding PA2169 family four-helix-bundle protein, yielding MIHTDETTQETVKTLEGLISILEDGKLGYTNAAEHVDNLAMKSDFLDYARERALYIVELQDEINKLGKSTDTSGGGPLGALHRTWIDIKSSFTGGDTEAIINACITGEEAAIEKYKMALEENHLEHSQVFVVSKQLNGIQNTLSQIKMRAN
- a CDS encoding U32 family peptidase, translating into MKKKIEILAPARDLIGGIAAINSGADAVYIGAPQFGARSNANNSIEDVAELVKYAHLFNAQVFVVINTILYDNELETCRAMIWELYDIGVDALIIQDMAIMEMDLPPIVLHASTQANNRDADKIKFLKDAGIKRVVLARELNLHQIKTIYDHADVELEFFVTGALCVSFSGNCYMSVANGERSANRGSCAQNCRLPYNLIDGNGETLIRNSHLLSIKDLDVSDQIPNLIEAGIVSFKIEGRLKDVAYVKNNVSYLRQKLDSFLEGSDKYTKASSGKCTYTFDSTLSRTFNRGYTDYFVNERHSSIGSWESPKSKGQYIGKLIRTVGNAYEIENGELLNNGDGLCFINENNEADGIYVNKAENGKVYPNVLKEIKDGTFIYRNNDAAFIKIVEREDSAVRKLSTTLLLTETETGFQLIATDEDGNVSTVNLEHPKEQTKTGESIEENIKTQLAKTGFTPYTADEINIMFSQNWFLPISKINEMRRNVYEQLSEIRLANYVREEHQLVKTSHPYPETKLDFMYNVSNKTARKFYERHGVTEIEKAFELQWDPGKSRVMTTKYCIKYELKKCPIHQKDIVGVKVKEPLVLKQGELEYKLKFNCKPCEMEIWEKDAEFEIEEDHFH
- a CDS encoding pyridoxal phosphate-dependent aminotransferase, translated to MNHILSDRINNLATSQTLAMAALARELKAQGKDIISLSLGEPDFNTPDFIKEAAKKAIDENYSTYSPVDGYLELKEAICRKFKRDNDLEYKPSQIVVSTGAKQSLYNIAQVMLNDGDEVILPAPYWVSYFEIVKLSGGVPVEVPTSVETDFKITPEQLEAAITPKTKMMWFSSPCNPSGSVYSREELTALAKVLEKHPNIYVVADEIYEHINFSGTFCSIGSIPGMLEKTITVNGVAKAFAMTGYRIGYIGAPEFIAKACTKIQGQVTSGANSVAQRATITAVDADPKVLNEMVQAFHGRRDLVVGLLKEIPGVKINVPEGAFYVFPDVSSFFGKTLKGHEIKDANDVSMYLLAEANVATVTGDAFGNPNCIRFSYATSNDILKEALRRIKEALTA
- a CDS encoding integrase core domain-containing protein; its protein translation is MRNNSQDSTLERNYLEKYRFLIKEYEQVKNKTHPLHKKAMDFYKANDTCRKSFLKYYNRYKQSGKSLDLLPQKRGPKYKTRRPLPFIERKVIELREKGNNKYEIVSILKPKLGKNTPSYSGVYNILKRNKINRLTPKIKKNHQKIIKERMGQLGHIDCHHLSKSIIKGENRKLYLVCIIDDYSRIAWAELIPDITSLTVMFASLKCLNILSDHYEIKFEEILSDNGPEFGIKTSQQKYNHPFERMLMELGIVHRHTKPYRPQTNGKVERFWRTLEDDLLRETDFDSLEELKEELLQYLYYYNHERPHQGIDGKKPIEMINPLPK